In Rathayibacter sp. VKM Ac-2762, one DNA window encodes the following:
- a CDS encoding DUF6286 domain-containing protein: MSPAPSAPDTRYSRYLRRETHKSRSAAQIVVLVLIALVAAYVGTEAVLAILGATPLLAAPSALLGAIVGVASLANPALIGVAVGTGVLALVLLVLALAPGARARHTVDDDRLAVVVDDGVIASSLARAARTAAHSRREDTRASLGRRTALVEVTPASGIAVDRDAVQSAVDEELARIGAKPAPRSTVRVSTSGRI; encoded by the coding sequence ATGAGCCCCGCACCGTCGGCGCCCGACACCCGCTACAGCCGCTACCTCCGTCGCGAGACCCACAAGTCCCGCTCCGCCGCGCAGATCGTCGTCCTGGTGCTCATCGCCCTGGTCGCGGCCTACGTCGGCACGGAGGCGGTGCTCGCGATCCTCGGCGCCACGCCCCTGCTCGCCGCACCGTCCGCCCTGCTGGGCGCGATCGTCGGAGTCGCGTCGCTGGCGAACCCCGCCCTCATCGGCGTGGCCGTCGGCACGGGCGTCCTCGCCCTGGTCCTGCTGGTGCTCGCACTGGCGCCCGGGGCCCGGGCCCGCCACACCGTGGACGACGACCGCCTCGCCGTGGTCGTGGACGACGGCGTGATCGCCTCCTCCCTGGCTCGGGCAGCCCGCACGGCCGCCCACTCCCGCCGCGAGGACACCCGCGCCTCGCTCGGCCGGCGCACCGCACTGGTCGAGGTGACCCCCGCCTCGGGCATCGCGGTCGACCGCGACGCCGTGCAGAGCGCCGTCGACGAGGAGCTCGCCCGCATCGGCGCGAAGCCCGCCCCGCGCTCCACCGTCCGCGTCTCGACCTCCGGGAGGATCTGA
- a CDS encoding DUF2273 domain-containing protein, protein MSDFQRPAPTAPGGRSTVLGVVVGAILAFAALMFGFWGFVLTALFMALGVVIARIADGTLDVRSLVDVFRGRTTSR, encoded by the coding sequence ATGAGCGACTTCCAGCGCCCCGCGCCCACCGCCCCCGGCGGCCGCAGCACCGTCCTCGGTGTCGTGGTCGGCGCGATCCTCGCCTTCGCGGCCCTGATGTTCGGATTCTGGGGCTTCGTCCTCACCGCCCTCTTCATGGCCCTCGGCGTCGTGATCGCCCGCATCGCCGACGGCACCCTCGACGTGCGCAGCCTCGTGGACGTGTTCCGCGGCCGCACCACCTCCCGCTAG
- a CDS encoding Asp23/Gls24 family envelope stress response protein, which produces MSDTTRTPSTTRVDKTSVDTVTSLGGSRTSGTAQGTTVIDDSVVAKVAGIAARQVPGVFALGNNAARAFGAIRQAVGGADHAQGVSVEVGETQVAADVTIVVEYPVPMQKVADSVRAAVSEAITELVGMAVSEINVAVVDVHIPGDDKDDEATESRVR; this is translated from the coding sequence ATGAGCGACACCACGCGCACCCCCTCCACCACCCGCGTCGACAAGACCTCCGTCGACACGGTCACGAGCCTCGGCGGCTCCCGGACCTCCGGCACCGCCCAGGGCACCACGGTCATCGACGACAGCGTCGTGGCCAAGGTCGCCGGCATCGCGGCCCGCCAGGTGCCCGGCGTCTTCGCCCTCGGCAACAACGCCGCCCGTGCCTTCGGCGCGATCCGCCAGGCCGTCGGCGGTGCCGACCACGCCCAGGGCGTGAGCGTCGAGGTCGGCGAGACCCAGGTCGCGGCCGACGTGACCATCGTCGTCGAGTACCCCGTGCCGATGCAGAAGGTCGCCGACTCCGTCCGCGCCGCCGTCTCCGAGGCCATCACCGAGCTGGTCGGCATGGCCGTCTCCGAGATCAACGTCGCCGTCGTCGACGTGCACATCCCCGGCGACGACAAGGACGACGAGGCCACCGAGAGCCGCGTCCGATGA
- a CDS encoding sigma-70 family RNA polymerase sigma factor: MPGLEAASDALLAERSAEGDVRAFEVLVKRHQSILRAYAWRLTGSQADASDAVQNALITVWAQLPQLKEPASVRSWMMRIVSRSSVDLLRQRRPTDDVDAVEHPPAREPGPFEAAEQSDAMRALAHALSELPESQRQCWVLREVGGESYNEIADHLGLTVTAVRGKLARARESLVVAMEDWR, from the coding sequence GTGCCCGGACTGGAAGCGGCGAGCGACGCGCTGCTCGCCGAGCGCTCCGCCGAGGGCGACGTGCGCGCCTTCGAGGTGCTCGTCAAGCGGCACCAGTCGATCCTCCGCGCCTACGCCTGGCGCCTCACCGGCTCGCAGGCCGACGCCTCCGACGCCGTGCAGAACGCGCTGATCACGGTCTGGGCGCAGCTCCCGCAGCTCAAGGAGCCGGCGAGCGTGCGCAGCTGGATGATGCGGATCGTCAGCCGCTCCAGCGTCGACCTGCTGCGCCAGCGCCGCCCGACCGACGACGTCGACGCCGTGGAGCATCCCCCGGCCCGAGAGCCCGGCCCGTTCGAGGCCGCCGAGCAGAGCGACGCCATGCGGGCTCTCGCGCACGCCCTGTCCGAGCTGCCGGAGTCGCAGCGGCAGTGCTGGGTGCTGCGCGAGGTCGGCGGGGAGTCGTACAACGAGATCGCCGATCACCTCGGTCTCACGGTGACCGCCGTGCGGGGCAAGCTGGCCCGAGCGCGCGAGTCGCTGGTCGTGGCGATGGAGGACTGGCGATGA
- a CDS encoding Asp23/Gls24 family envelope stress response protein produces MNADQGPGDGPERAGEHDVVLPPALEQEADATEQEGDGIGIDELSDYLDRGRTPYDPAIEESPEHRRTLRALERVRALSGALIDDDAARLPAPEESWFGSILTQVRRESRAGRDIPLASVQPDVALTITEGAVRGLVREAGDSVAGVLVGRCRLVGDIAEPGAEVVVELTISVFWGVPIAEAAQQVRERVHSRLLTQTELRVSRIDVRVEDVYVPGTEES; encoded by the coding sequence ATGAACGCGGACCAGGGTCCCGGCGACGGGCCGGAGCGCGCGGGGGAGCACGACGTCGTGCTTCCGCCCGCGCTCGAGCAGGAGGCGGACGCTACGGAGCAGGAGGGCGACGGCATCGGCATCGACGAGCTGAGCGACTACCTCGACCGCGGGCGCACTCCGTACGACCCCGCCATCGAGGAGTCGCCGGAGCACCGGCGCACTCTGCGCGCCCTCGAGCGCGTGCGCGCCCTCTCCGGCGCGCTCATCGACGACGACGCCGCACGCCTGCCCGCGCCGGAGGAGAGCTGGTTCGGCTCGATCCTCACCCAGGTGCGCCGCGAGTCGCGGGCCGGACGCGACATCCCGCTGGCGAGCGTCCAGCCCGACGTGGCGCTCACGATCACCGAGGGAGCGGTCCGCGGACTCGTGCGCGAGGCGGGCGACAGCGTCGCCGGCGTGCTGGTCGGCCGCTGCCGCCTGGTCGGCGACATCGCCGAGCCGGGCGCGGAGGTCGTGGTGGAGCTGACGATCTCGGTCTTCTGGGGGGTGCCGATCGCCGAGGCGGCCCAGCAGGTGCGCGAGCGCGTGCACTCGCGGCTGCTGACCCAGACCGAGCTGCGGGTGTCGAGGATCGACGTCCGCGTGGAGGACGTCTACGTCCCCGGGACGGAGGAGTCGTGA
- a CDS encoding ribokinase: MPLLVLGSANLDHVHRVARIPAPGETVLALDASTFPGGKGLNQAVAAARTEPGTVFVTSLGRDSAGDRLAAVLGEEPLELRARRGDVRTGTAQITVDERGENAIVVDSGANAALVGLTAEESALVAAADALLLQLEIPTATVTEAARAARAGGTVSILNAAPIGLLPEELLAVLDVLIVNEHEARELAADRGITAADDDALAAALTALVPLVLVTLGSDGVVVAVRDREPVRTPAFRVEAVDTTGAGDTFCGAFSARLAATGARLDDPEQLVALTRWASAAAAISVTRAGAAVSAPTAAETDAFLAERA, translated from the coding sequence ATGCCCCTCCTCGTGCTCGGAAGCGCCAACCTCGACCACGTCCACCGGGTCGCCCGCATCCCCGCTCCCGGAGAGACGGTGCTCGCCCTCGACGCGAGCACCTTCCCGGGCGGCAAGGGACTCAACCAGGCCGTCGCGGCCGCACGGACCGAGCCCGGCACCGTCTTCGTCACGAGCCTCGGACGCGACTCGGCGGGAGACCGGCTCGCCGCGGTCCTCGGCGAGGAGCCGCTGGAGCTGCGCGCCCGCCGCGGCGACGTCCGCACCGGCACCGCGCAGATCACCGTGGACGAGCGCGGGGAGAACGCGATCGTCGTCGACTCCGGAGCGAACGCCGCCCTGGTCGGGTTGACCGCCGAGGAGTCGGCCCTGGTGGCGGCGGCCGACGCCCTGCTCCTCCAGCTCGAGATCCCGACAGCGACGGTGACGGAGGCGGCCCGCGCCGCGCGCGCCGGCGGCACGGTGTCGATCCTGAACGCCGCCCCGATCGGCCTGCTGCCGGAGGAGCTCCTCGCGGTGCTCGACGTGCTGATCGTCAACGAGCACGAGGCCCGCGAGCTCGCCGCCGATCGCGGCATCACCGCCGCCGACGACGACGCGCTCGCCGCTGCCCTCACCGCGCTGGTGCCGCTCGTGCTGGTCACCCTCGGCTCCGACGGCGTCGTCGTGGCGGTCCGCGACCGCGAGCCGGTGCGCACCCCGGCCTTCCGGGTGGAGGCCGTGGACACCACCGGCGCCGGCGACACCTTCTGCGGCGCCTTCTCGGCCCGGCTCGCCGCCACGGGAGCACGGCTCGACGATCCGGAGCAGCTGGTCGCCCTCACCCGCTGGGCGAGCGCGGCCGCGGCGATCTCGGTCACCCGCGCCGGAGCGGCGGTGTCCGCGCCGACGGCGGCCGAGACGGACGCGTTCCTCGCCGAGCGCGCCTGA
- a CDS encoding aldo/keto reductase, with product METRILGRTGAPVSVVGLGTWQLGADWGDVAETDALAVLDAAVESGVTLFDTADVYGDGRSERTIGAYRAAHPDAQVFVATKMGRRAEQIPANYVLDNFRAWTDRSRANLGVDTLDLVQLHCPPTSVYSDDAVYDALDTLVAEGAIAAYGVSVERTEEALTAIARPNVASVQIILNAFRLKPLDEVLPAAREAGVGILARVPLASGLLSGRYTTETVFAPEDHRSYNRDGSAFDVGETFSGVDFATGVEAAQEFSRLADDHGLAPAAAALAWIIQQEGVTSVIPGARSPEQARANAAAASAAPLGPAFMEAVNALYDTHFRPTVHPRW from the coding sequence ATGGAAACTCGAATCCTCGGACGCACCGGCGCCCCCGTCTCCGTCGTCGGCCTCGGAACCTGGCAGCTCGGTGCCGACTGGGGGGACGTCGCCGAGACCGACGCCCTCGCCGTGCTCGACGCCGCGGTGGAGTCGGGGGTGACCCTCTTCGACACCGCCGACGTCTACGGCGACGGCCGCAGCGAGCGGACGATCGGCGCCTACCGCGCGGCGCACCCCGACGCGCAGGTCTTCGTCGCCACCAAGATGGGCCGTCGCGCGGAGCAGATCCCCGCCAACTACGTGCTCGACAACTTCCGCGCCTGGACCGACCGCTCGCGCGCCAACCTCGGCGTCGACACCCTCGATCTGGTGCAGCTGCACTGCCCGCCCACCTCCGTCTACTCCGACGACGCCGTCTACGACGCCCTCGACACCCTCGTGGCCGAGGGCGCGATCGCCGCCTACGGCGTGTCGGTCGAGCGCACGGAGGAGGCGCTGACCGCCATCGCCCGCCCGAACGTCGCGAGCGTCCAGATCATCCTGAACGCGTTCCGCCTCAAGCCGCTCGACGAGGTGCTGCCCGCCGCCCGCGAGGCCGGCGTCGGCATCCTCGCGCGCGTCCCGCTCGCCTCGGGCCTGCTCAGCGGCCGCTACACGACCGAGACCGTGTTCGCGCCGGAGGACCACCGCAGCTACAACCGCGACGGCTCCGCCTTCGACGTCGGCGAGACCTTCTCGGGCGTCGACTTCGCGACAGGCGTGGAGGCCGCGCAGGAGTTCTCCCGCCTCGCCGACGACCACGGCCTCGCCCCCGCGGCGGCCGCACTCGCCTGGATCATCCAGCAGGAGGGCGTCACCTCGGTGATCCCCGGCGCCCGCTCGCCCGAGCAGGCCCGCGCCAACGCGGCCGCCGCCTCCGCCGCGCCCCTCGGCCCCGCCTTCATGGAGGCCGTGAACGCCCTCTACGACACCCACTTCCGCCCCACCGTCCACCCGCGCTGGTAG
- the pgm gene encoding phosphoglucomutase (alpha-D-glucose-1,6-bisphosphate-dependent) has protein sequence MTDRAGKPAQASDLIDVEALVRAYYEKKPDVSDPAQKVVFGTSGHRGSSFDTAFNEDHIAAVTQAIVEYRTEQGITGPLFIGADTHGLSRPALTTALEVLVGNQVRVLVDEFDDFVPTPALSHAILRYNNDPAHTDRADGIVVTPSHNPPRDGGFKYNPPHGGPADSDATTWIADRANELIADGNRGVTSAEPSAVETYDYRTHYVADLANIIDLDAIRKAGVRIGADPLGGASVHYWQLIAEMHGLDLTVVNGEVDPAWGFMTLDWDGKIRMDPSSPSAMASVVARAGDFDILTGNDADADRHGIVTPDGGLMNPNHYLAVAIDYLYRHRTGWREDAAIGKTLVSSSIIDRVAESLGRRLWEVPVGFKWFVPGLVDGSVGFGGEESAGASFLRFDGTVWTTDKDGILLALLASEIVAVTGKSPSALYRELTERFGDPVYERVDAVATKAQKAALGKLDGDAISATTLAGSEITAKLSKAPGNGAAVGGVKVVTEDAWFAARPSGTEDVYKIYAESFRGLDHLHEVQAEARTIVDAALNS, from the coding sequence ATGACCGATCGCGCAGGGAAGCCGGCACAGGCCTCCGATCTCATCGACGTCGAGGCCCTCGTGAGGGCGTACTACGAGAAGAAGCCGGACGTCTCCGACCCGGCTCAGAAGGTGGTGTTCGGCACCTCGGGCCACCGCGGATCCTCGTTCGACACGGCCTTCAACGAGGACCACATCGCCGCCGTCACCCAGGCGATCGTCGAGTACCGGACCGAGCAGGGCATCACCGGCCCGCTGTTCATCGGCGCCGACACGCACGGGCTCTCCCGCCCGGCCCTCACCACCGCCCTCGAGGTCCTGGTGGGCAACCAGGTCCGCGTGCTCGTGGACGAGTTCGACGACTTCGTGCCGACCCCGGCGCTCAGCCACGCGATCCTCCGCTACAACAACGACCCAGCGCACACCGACCGGGCCGACGGCATCGTGGTCACCCCCTCGCACAACCCGCCCCGCGACGGCGGCTTCAAGTACAACCCGCCGCACGGCGGCCCCGCCGACTCCGACGCGACGACCTGGATCGCCGACCGGGCCAATGAGCTCATCGCCGACGGCAACCGCGGCGTGACCTCGGCCGAGCCCTCCGCGGTCGAGACCTACGACTACCGCACGCACTACGTCGCGGACCTGGCGAACATCATCGACCTCGACGCGATCCGGAAGGCCGGCGTGCGGATCGGGGCCGACCCCCTCGGCGGCGCCTCCGTGCACTACTGGCAGCTGATCGCCGAGATGCACGGCCTCGACCTGACCGTGGTGAACGGGGAGGTCGACCCGGCCTGGGGCTTCATGACCCTCGACTGGGACGGCAAGATCCGGATGGACCCGTCCTCCCCCAGCGCGATGGCCTCGGTGGTCGCGCGCGCCGGCGACTTCGACATCCTCACCGGCAACGACGCCGACGCGGACCGGCACGGCATCGTCACCCCCGACGGCGGGCTGATGAACCCCAACCACTACCTGGCCGTCGCGATCGACTACCTCTACCGCCACCGCACCGGCTGGCGCGAGGACGCGGCGATCGGCAAGACGCTGGTCTCCTCCTCGATCATCGACCGGGTCGCGGAGTCGCTGGGCCGGCGCCTCTGGGAGGTCCCGGTGGGCTTCAAGTGGTTCGTCCCCGGGCTGGTCGACGGCTCGGTCGGCTTCGGCGGCGAGGAGTCCGCGGGCGCCTCGTTCCTCCGCTTCGACGGCACCGTCTGGACCACCGACAAGGACGGCATCCTCCTCGCGCTGCTCGCCTCCGAGATCGTGGCGGTCACCGGGAAGAGCCCGTCTGCGCTCTACCGCGAGCTGACCGAGCGCTTCGGCGACCCGGTCTACGAGCGCGTGGACGCGGTGGCGACGAAGGCGCAGAAGGCGGCCCTCGGCAAGCTGGACGGCGACGCGATCTCGGCGACGACCCTCGCCGGGTCCGAGATCACCGCGAAGCTCTCGAAGGCGCCCGGCAACGGCGCGGCCGTCGGAGGCGTCAAGGTCGTCACCGAGGACGCCTGGTTCGCCGCGCGCCCCTCCGGCACCGAGGACGTCTACAAGATCTACGCCGAGAGCTTCCGCGGCCTCGACCACCTGCACGAGGTCCAGGCCGAGGCGCGCACGATCGTGGACGCGGCGCTGAACTCCTAG
- the pheA gene encoding prephenate dehydratase: MPDSAPETRAYSYLGPSGTFTEAALAQVPEARGQLWRSVANVGEALSDLVTGRSDGAVIAIENSVEGGVTAAQDALARIPGLRIVGEYLVPVSFILVGRPGTSLEEVRTVAAHPVAYGQCRVWLDREIPSHEHLPASSNVQATVDLLGGSPADAAIAPPGIVAHHDVAVLAERIGDNPNAVTRFVHVSRSHALPEPTGADKTSVIAELPADQPGALLDMLEQFATRGVNLSMIQSRPIGDALGRYRFVIDLDGHVQDERVADALMGLRRFSPKVIFLGSYPRADRRPVTSVRRYDDEVFLEARDWLRGILSHEPEVDDDRGRR, translated from the coding sequence ATGCCCGACAGCGCCCCCGAGACCCGTGCCTACAGCTATCTCGGGCCCAGCGGCACGTTCACGGAGGCGGCCCTCGCGCAGGTCCCGGAGGCGCGCGGACAGCTGTGGCGCAGCGTCGCGAACGTGGGGGAGGCGCTGAGCGATCTGGTCACCGGCCGCAGCGACGGCGCGGTGATCGCGATCGAGAACTCGGTCGAGGGCGGAGTGACGGCCGCGCAGGACGCGCTGGCGCGGATCCCGGGGCTGCGCATCGTCGGCGAGTACCTGGTGCCGGTGTCGTTCATCCTGGTCGGCCGCCCGGGGACGAGCCTCGAGGAGGTGCGCACCGTCGCCGCGCACCCCGTGGCCTACGGACAGTGCCGGGTGTGGCTCGACCGCGAGATCCCCAGCCACGAGCACCTGCCCGCCTCCAGCAACGTCCAGGCCACCGTCGACCTGCTGGGCGGATCTCCCGCGGACGCGGCCATCGCCCCTCCCGGGATCGTCGCCCACCACGACGTCGCGGTGCTGGCCGAGCGGATCGGCGACAACCCGAACGCCGTCACGCGCTTCGTGCACGTCTCGCGCTCGCACGCGCTGCCCGAGCCGACCGGCGCCGACAAGACCAGCGTGATCGCCGAGCTCCCGGCCGACCAGCCGGGCGCCCTGCTCGACATGCTCGAGCAGTTCGCGACCCGCGGGGTGAACCTGAGCATGATCCAGTCGCGGCCGATCGGCGATGCCCTCGGCCGGTACCGGTTCGTCATCGACCTCGACGGGCACGTCCAGGACGAGCGGGTCGCCGACGCGCTGATGGGGCTGCGGCGCTTCAGCCCGAAGGTGATCTTCCTCGGCTCGTATCCGCGCGCTGACCGCCGCCCGGTCACCTCCGTGCGACGCTACGACGACGAGGTGTTCCTCGAGGCCCGCGACTGGCTGCGCGGGATCCTCTCCCACGAGCCGGAGGTCGACGATGACCGGGGACGACGATGA
- a CDS encoding VIT1/CCC1 family protein, protein MATTAPTPSPAQVRRWRRYLADELAEASVYRDLAGRRSGEEREILLALAVAEGRHEEHWRELLGSAAEPAPRPDLRTRFLGFLTRRFGSVFVLALIQRAEARSPYADDDDATEAMAADERIHGEVVRGLAERGRNRLSGTFRAAVFGANDGLVSNLALVLGVGASGVGTGVVLFTGIAGLLAGALSMGAGEFVSVRSQRELLSASSPDLDANRIVPDLDVDANELALVYRARGMTQEQADARAASVFTGLRGGAVTSPITLGGPAGDPDVDEHESIGTGMGAALSSFCFFASGAIIPVLPYLLGLTGLAAVVVACVLVGIALLATGAVVGLLSGAPPLARALRQLGIGYGAALVTYLLGLLFGASGV, encoded by the coding sequence ATGGCGACCACCGCCCCCACCCCCAGTCCCGCACAGGTGCGCCGCTGGCGCCGCTACCTCGCCGACGAGCTCGCCGAGGCCTCCGTGTACCGCGACCTGGCCGGCCGCCGCTCCGGCGAGGAGCGGGAGATCCTGCTCGCGCTCGCCGTGGCCGAGGGCCGCCACGAGGAGCACTGGCGGGAGCTGCTCGGCTCCGCGGCGGAGCCCGCGCCCCGCCCGGACCTCCGCACGCGCTTCCTCGGCTTCCTCACCCGCCGCTTCGGCTCGGTGTTCGTCCTCGCCCTGATCCAGCGCGCCGAGGCCCGCTCCCCCTACGCCGACGACGACGACGCCACCGAGGCGATGGCGGCCGACGAGCGGATCCACGGCGAGGTCGTCCGCGGGCTCGCCGAGCGCGGCCGGAACCGCCTCTCCGGGACGTTCCGCGCGGCGGTCTTCGGAGCGAACGACGGCCTGGTCTCGAACCTCGCCCTCGTGCTCGGAGTGGGAGCGAGCGGAGTCGGGACGGGGGTCGTCCTGTTCACGGGCATCGCGGGCCTGCTCGCCGGCGCCCTCTCGATGGGCGCGGGCGAGTTCGTCTCGGTGCGCTCGCAGCGCGAGCTGCTCTCGGCCTCCAGCCCGGACCTCGACGCGAACCGCATCGTCCCCGACCTGGACGTCGACGCGAACGAGCTCGCCCTGGTCTACCGCGCTCGCGGGATGACCCAGGAGCAGGCCGACGCGCGTGCCGCCTCCGTCTTCACGGGCCTGCGCGGCGGCGCCGTCACCTCCCCCATCACGCTGGGCGGTCCCGCAGGAGACCCCGACGTCGACGAGCACGAGTCGATCGGCACGGGCATGGGCGCGGCGCTGTCGAGCTTCTGCTTCTTCGCCTCGGGCGCGATCATCCCGGTGCTGCCCTACCTGCTCGGCCTGACGGGGCTCGCCGCGGTGGTCGTCGCCTGCGTGCTCGTGGGCATCGCCCTGCTCGCCACCGGCGCGGTCGTCGGGCTGCTCTCGGGCGCCCCGCCTCTGGCCCGGGCGCTGCGCCAGCTCGGGATCGGCTACGGCGCGGCCCTGGTGACCTACCTCCTCGGCCTGCTCTTCGGCGCGTCCGGAGTCTGA